A genomic stretch from Meriones unguiculatus strain TT.TT164.6M chromosome 15, Bangor_MerUng_6.1, whole genome shotgun sequence includes:
- the Mblac1 gene encoding metallo-beta-lactamase domain-containing protein 1, protein MSGPGRPEPLPAETPLLALSGSHSVLVLQRGYAEPQGPGGAVRADGSVTLVLPRAWASDPSRRVAAPAHGDAETALEGAARGPILVDTGGPWARDALLEALAGQGVTPGDVTLVVGTHGHSDHIGNLGLFPRAALLVSHDFCLPGGLYLPHGLSETQPLVLGSGLQVWATPGHGGQRDVSVVVEGTSLGTVVVAGDVFERLGDEDSWQALSEDPLAQQRSREKVLSVADVVVPGHGAPFRVVRAAAESAEDLMSDDGSRSTGPPPGKPLQQD, encoded by the coding sequence ATGAGCGGCCCGGGGCGCCCCGAGCCGCTGCCCGCCGAGACCCCTCTGCTGGCGCTCAGCGGCTCCCACTCGGTGCTGGTTCTGCAGCGCGGCTACGCGGAGCCGCAGGGGCCGGGTGGTGCGGTGCGCGCGGACGGCTCGGTGACGCTCGTCCTGCCTCGGGCCTGGGCCTCGGACCCCAGCCGCCGAGTGGCCGCGCCCGCACACGGTGACGCCGAGACCGCCCTGGAGGGGGCGGCGCGGGGCCCCATCCTCGTGGACACGGGGGGACCCTGGGCCCGGGATGCGCTTCTGGAGGCCCTGGCCGGGCAGGGCGTGACCCCCGGAGACGTGACTCTGGTGGTGGGGACCCACGGGCACTCGGATCACATCGGGAACCTGGGGCTGTTTCCCCGGGCTGCGTTGCTAGTCTCCCATGACTTCTGCCTCCCCGGGGGCCTCTATCTGCCCCACGGGCTGAGTGAAACGCAGCCCTTGGTACTGGGCTCCGGACTGCAGGTCTGGGCCACGCCGGGCCACGGGGGGCAGCGGGACGTGAGCGTGGTAGTGGAGGGCACCAGCCTGGGCACCGTGGTGGTGGCCGGCGATGTGTTCGAGCGCCTGGGTGACGAGGACTCCTGGCAGGCCCTGAGCGAAGACCCGCTGGCCCAGCAGCGCAGCCGGGAGAAGGTCCTGAGCGTGGCCGACGTGGTGGTGCCTGGCCACGGGGCCCCCTTTCGGGTGGTCAGGGCCGCCGCGGAGAGCGCGGAGGATCTGATGAGTGACGACGGAAGCCGCTCGACCGGACCCCCGCCGGGAAAGCCCCTCCAGCAGGACTGA
- the Cnpy4 gene encoding protein canopy homolog 4, which translates to MASVRLEGLLFLLAAYGAWAGTTKEEDDDPERLPSKCEVCKLLSTELQEELSRTGRSREVLELGQVLDTGKRKRHVPYSHSETRLEEALENLCERILDYSVHAERKGSLRYAKGQSQTMATLKGLVQKGVTVDLGIPLELWDEPSVEVTFLKKQCETMLEEFEEVVGDWYFHHQEQPLQNFLCEGHVLPASETACLQETWTGKEKISDGQEKAGEEEEEEEEEGKEEITKTSGTPKRDPEDL; encoded by the exons ATGGCATCCGTGCGGCTGGAAGGACTGCTTTTCCTCCTGGCAGCGTACGGTGCTTGGGCTGGGACGACGAAAGAGGAGGACGACGACCCAGAACGTTTGCCCAGCAAATGCGAAG TGTGTAAGCTGCTGAGCACGGAGCTGCAGGAAGAGCTGAGTCGAACTGGCCGCTCTCGAGAAGTGCTGGAGCTGGGGCAGGTGCTGGACACGGGCAAGAGGAAAAGACACGTGCCTTACAGCCACTC TGAGACAAGGTTGGAGGAGGCTTTGGAGAATTTATGTGAGCGGATCCTGGATTACAGTGTGCATGCTGAGCGCAAGGGCTCGCTGAGATATGCCAAG GGTCAGAGTCAGACCATGGCAACGCTGAAAGGCCTAGTGCAGAAGGGGGTGACTGTGGATCTGGGCATCCCTTTGGAGCTGTGGGACGAACCCAGCGTGGAGGTGACATTCCTCAAGAAGCAG TGTGAGACCATGCTGGAAGAATTTGAAGAGGTTGTGGGAGACTGGTACTTCCACCATCAGGAGCAGCCCCTACAGAACTTTCTCTGCGAAGGTCATGTGCTTCCTGCCTCTGAAACTG CTTGTCTCCAGGAAACCTGGACTGGAAAGGAGAAGATCAGTGATGGGCAGGAGAaggcaggagaagaggaggaggaagaagaggaggaggggaaagaagagatAACCAAGACTTCAGGCACTCCCAAGCGTGACCCAGAAGATCTGTGA